Proteins from a genomic interval of Sphingobacterium sp. SYP-B4668:
- a CDS encoding LLM class flavin-dependent oxidoreductase has protein sequence MNKIKLSALELAPVKKGGNPREAIQRVLTAAQHIEKLGYERLWLAEHHNMEYIACSATVVLISHVAEHTSTLRVGSGGIMLPNHAPLVVAEQFGTLETLYPGRIDLGLGRAPGTDQSTAMALRRNNINTQFYFADDVKALQQYFSQDNYSSKVRAFPAEGLEVPLWILGSSTDSAYLAAELGLPYAFASHFAPAMLRNALEIYQNNFKPSAQLQQPYSLACVNVVGADTTEEAQYLSSSLYNMFAGIITNTRRPLSPPTEQTIYAGITEIEQAVQSMVSCTFVGDQAKLTEDLADFARQYNLDEIMTTSYIYDDDKRLKSYEILAHAINNIA, from the coding sequence ATGAACAAAATCAAATTATCTGCTTTGGAGCTGGCACCGGTAAAGAAAGGTGGAAATCCTAGAGAAGCTATACAGCGGGTACTCACAGCCGCACAACACATTGAAAAATTAGGCTATGAGCGGTTGTGGCTCGCCGAGCATCATAATATGGAGTATATTGCCTGCTCAGCAACGGTTGTCCTAATTAGCCATGTTGCCGAGCATACTTCTACCCTACGCGTAGGGTCTGGTGGCATCATGCTTCCCAACCATGCTCCACTTGTGGTTGCCGAACAATTTGGCACGTTAGAAACCTTGTATCCTGGACGTATAGATTTAGGACTTGGTCGTGCTCCGGGCACAGATCAATCAACTGCCATGGCCCTGCGTCGAAACAACATCAATACCCAATTTTACTTTGCAGATGATGTCAAAGCCTTACAACAGTATTTCAGCCAAGACAATTATAGTTCCAAGGTCAGAGCCTTCCCTGCTGAAGGGTTAGAAGTCCCCCTTTGGATTTTGGGCTCCAGCACTGATAGCGCTTATCTAGCCGCTGAACTCGGTCTTCCCTATGCCTTTGCGTCACACTTTGCACCAGCGATGCTTCGCAATGCGCTAGAAATCTATCAAAACAACTTTAAGCCTTCGGCCCAATTGCAACAGCCCTATTCCTTGGCCTGTGTCAACGTAGTGGGAGCCGATACGACTGAAGAAGCCCAATATCTATCTTCCAGCTTGTACAATATGTTTGCTGGAATCATCACCAACACCAGGCGCCCCCTTTCCCCACCTACTGAACAGACAATCTATGCAGGTATTACAGAAATCGAGCAAGCCGTACAAAGCATGGTCTCCTGCACCTTTGTTGGGGACCAAGCCAAGCTAACCGAAGACTTGGCAGATTTTGCCAGACAATACAACCTCGATGAAATCATGACCACATCGTATATATACGACGACGACAAACGCTTGAAATCATATGAAATACTCGCACATGCTATAAATAATATAGCTTAG
- a CDS encoding class I SAM-dependent methyltransferase, giving the protein MNNNILKREVQQFIQDNIHVPPTGIALKKSPIEGITSAELANQIDGKQRAIHKLPTWYTTDNIYFPDKINLEQCSSERTASFKSKLIPHGSRVVDLTGGFGVDDYFFSRVAHQVTHCELNRKLSLIVKHNFEALHTFNITCLATDGVQYLRDQENEVVDVIYVDPSRRVNSKKVFLLADCEPNIVSLQSLFFEKSRLVISKIAPLLDISHALSSLAFVKAVYVISVDNDCKELLFVQERDYSGPVHIHCIRLFQDLEQHFIFSYDEERNTTNSYSIPLNYLYDPDVCITKAGAFKSLGARYTLGKLHQHTHLYTSAELAPSFPGRVFQILECQRYADFKKSDYPAQANIVVKNSGEKPEAIRKKFKIKDGGDLFLFFTQDLNNNNIVISASRIY; this is encoded by the coding sequence TTGAACAACAATATATTAAAGAGAGAAGTTCAACAATTTATTCAGGACAATATTCATGTCCCGCCCACGGGTATTGCCTTAAAAAAGAGCCCAATAGAAGGTATCACTAGTGCGGAGTTAGCCAATCAGATTGATGGGAAGCAGCGTGCCATCCATAAGCTTCCCACTTGGTATACGACCGACAACATTTACTTTCCTGACAAAATCAACCTCGAACAGTGTTCCTCCGAAAGAACAGCTTCATTCAAGAGCAAGCTGATTCCGCATGGGTCGCGGGTCGTTGATTTGACAGGTGGATTCGGTGTGGATGATTATTTTTTTTCCCGTGTAGCCCATCAAGTCACACATTGCGAACTCAACAGGAAACTTTCTCTCATCGTTAAACACAATTTTGAGGCTCTACACACCTTCAATATTACCTGCTTAGCAACAGATGGCGTCCAGTACCTCCGAGACCAAGAGAATGAGGTCGTAGATGTGATTTACGTCGACCCTTCTCGTAGGGTCAACAGTAAAAAAGTGTTCCTACTGGCGGATTGTGAGCCCAACATTGTGTCCCTCCAATCTCTGTTTTTTGAAAAATCCAGACTTGTTATCAGCAAAATTGCTCCTTTGCTCGACATCAGCCATGCACTATCTTCATTAGCCTTCGTCAAAGCTGTGTATGTCATCAGTGTAGACAATGACTGCAAAGAGCTACTCTTTGTACAGGAGCGCGATTATAGCGGTCCAGTCCATATCCACTGCATCAGATTATTTCAAGACCTTGAGCAACACTTCATCTTCTCATACGATGAAGAACGTAATACAACCAATAGCTACAGTATCCCACTCAACTATTTGTACGATCCGGACGTCTGCATCACAAAAGCTGGCGCTTTTAAGAGCTTAGGTGCCCGGTACACATTAGGTAAGCTCCATCAACACACTCACCTTTATACCTCTGCAGAATTGGCACCATCATTCCCAGGAAGAGTATTTCAAATACTGGAATGCCAGCGATACGCCGATTTTAAAAAATCAGACTATCCCGCCCAAGCCAATATTGTCGTCAAAAATTCAGGAGAAAAACCAGAGGCTATCCGTAAAAAATTCAAGATAAAAGACGGAGGAGATCTTTTTCTCTTCTTCACACAAGACCTCAACAATAATAATATTGTAATATCTGCATCCCGCATATACTAA
- a CDS encoding aspartate kinase, whose translation MQVFKFGGASVRDAESIKNVASIIAKYQDEPLLVVVSAIGKTTDFLEKLTNTFFKQSGDPFELLNEVKKSHFSILEQLFEDRFNPIFDDIANSFVEIEWILEESPQDGYDYLYDQIVSLGELLSSKIIAAYAASVGVSSRWIDARDFIFTDNTYREGKVDWEKTEEKIRAELPILLDDYVLISQGFIGSTSENFTTTLGREGSDYSAAIFASCLNAESVTIWKDVPGVLNADPKWFEKTQLIPELSYTDAIELTYYGATVIHPKTIKPLQNKKITLNVRSFLNPDQKGTQIKSTNQTLPVPSFIFKVNQVFINILPRDFSFIVEDNLSHIFNLFHQHRIKINMMHNSAIQFSVAVDQTGDNIAAVLEELEKRYKVTVESGLELITIRYYNQETIDRVLVNKEIIKELKDSYTCQMLVKNK comes from the coding sequence ATGCAAGTATTCAAATTCGGGGGAGCTTCAGTAAGAGATGCGGAAAGTATTAAGAATGTGGCCTCAATCATTGCGAAATATCAAGACGAACCCTTACTCGTCGTTGTATCGGCAATTGGCAAGACTACAGATTTTTTAGAAAAGCTCACTAACACATTTTTCAAACAATCTGGCGACCCCTTTGAGCTACTCAACGAAGTCAAAAAAAGTCATTTTTCTATTTTGGAGCAGCTTTTTGAAGACCGATTTAATCCAATCTTTGACGACATTGCCAATTCGTTCGTAGAAATCGAATGGATTCTAGAAGAGTCCCCCCAAGATGGGTATGATTACCTATATGACCAAATCGTATCACTGGGAGAGCTACTTTCATCCAAAATCATCGCCGCCTATGCCGCTTCGGTCGGTGTATCCTCTCGATGGATAGATGCTCGGGATTTTATATTTACAGACAATACTTACCGAGAAGGCAAAGTAGACTGGGAGAAGACCGAGGAGAAAATCCGTGCCGAACTACCTATCTTACTTGACGACTACGTGCTTATCAGCCAAGGATTCATTGGATCTACGTCGGAAAACTTTACAACAACCTTAGGTCGAGAAGGCTCAGATTATTCGGCAGCTATATTTGCCTCTTGTCTCAATGCAGAGTCCGTTACCATTTGGAAAGACGTACCCGGTGTACTGAATGCAGACCCTAAGTGGTTTGAAAAAACCCAACTCATCCCTGAGCTTTCCTATACCGACGCAATCGAGTTGACCTACTATGGCGCCACGGTCATCCATCCGAAAACAATCAAACCGCTGCAAAACAAAAAAATCACCTTGAATGTCCGTTCTTTTCTAAATCCCGACCAAAAAGGGACCCAGATCAAAAGCACTAACCAGACATTACCTGTACCATCCTTCATTTTTAAGGTCAATCAGGTTTTTATCAATATATTGCCCCGTGATTTTTCATTTATTGTGGAAGACAACTTGAGCCATATCTTCAACCTATTTCACCAGCATCGTATCAAAATCAATATGATGCACAACAGTGCGATTCAATTTTCGGTTGCCGTCGACCAGACAGGTGACAACATTGCAGCGGTATTGGAAGAGCTGGAAAAACGCTATAAAGTGACGGTAGAATCTGGACTCGAATTGATTACCATTCGATACTATAATCAAGAGACCATAGACCGCGTCTTGGTCAACAAAGAAATCATCAAAGAGCTCAAAGATAGCTATACCTGTCAAATGCTCGTTAAAAATAAATAA
- a CDS encoding DUF3298 and DUF4163 domain-containing protein has protein sequence MVLEKSKYAAVLGIWMTIVAYSCQSNPNSSKHEAHQTSRDTLPYKVVDFFKNSPYFLDSEHGIDTTYFYASYPDFENKKINQLLRSSILIDGEDSIQQAADSFLSGFNEFVEDSSDPTYHTAWFREIRTNILVNRPSLLSIATEIDDFSGGAHGNHVKLIANFDLVNDKKIVFNDLVSREKQKEFIKIAEKYFRKMERLGNHERLDGKYFFENGQYALAENFGLERNNLLFYYNPYEIKSYAEGSTSLRIPYEAIEHLLTDSGKVYVQRIISNQPKT, from the coding sequence ATGGTGTTAGAAAAATCCAAATATGCAGCGGTATTGGGGATATGGATGACGATTGTAGCCTATAGTTGCCAATCGAATCCCAATAGTAGTAAACATGAGGCGCATCAGACATCTCGTGATACCCTCCCCTACAAAGTTGTCGATTTTTTTAAAAATAGTCCTTATTTCCTAGATAGCGAGCATGGTATAGATACCACCTATTTCTATGCTTCCTATCCCGACTTTGAGAACAAGAAAATTAATCAATTACTTCGGTCATCGATTCTTATTGATGGTGAAGACAGTATACAGCAAGCGGCAGATAGTTTTCTGTCCGGTTTTAATGAATTTGTCGAAGACTCATCGGATCCCACCTACCATACGGCCTGGTTCAGGGAAATCAGGACCAATATCCTGGTCAATCGCCCTAGCCTGCTGAGCATAGCAACAGAGATTGATGACTTCAGCGGTGGCGCCCATGGAAACCATGTCAAATTGATTGCAAATTTTGATTTGGTAAACGACAAAAAAATCGTGTTCAACGACCTCGTGAGTAGAGAAAAACAAAAAGAATTTATTAAAATTGCAGAAAAATACTTCCGAAAAATGGAACGCTTAGGTAATCACGAACGACTGGACGGAAAGTATTTCTTTGAAAATGGACAATATGCACTCGCTGAAAACTTTGGATTGGAACGGAATAATCTACTCTTTTACTACAATCCTTATGAAATCAAATCGTATGCAGAAGGAAGTACCTCCCTACGCATACCTTATGAAGCCATTGAGCATTTACTTACCGATTCAGGTAAGGTGTATGTCCAGCGTATAATTAGCAATCAACCCAAAACATAG
- a CDS encoding GNAT family N-acetyltransferase: MKEVLIRKAQKTDCIQMMDLIRELALFEKAPNEVTVSLAEFELAGFGPSPVWAAFVAEVDGFIIGMSLFYIRYSTWKGRRLYLEDLIVTEKMRGTGIGKQLLDETIRYSQSQGYSGMMWQVLDWNTPAIEFYKKYGATFDSEWINVTVNH, translated from the coding sequence ATGAAAGAAGTCCTCATCCGAAAAGCCCAAAAGACAGATTGTATCCAAATGATGGATTTAATCCGTGAGCTTGCCCTCTTCGAAAAAGCTCCGAATGAGGTGACTGTAAGCTTGGCTGAGTTTGAGCTAGCTGGTTTTGGGCCTTCACCTGTATGGGCTGCTTTCGTGGCAGAGGTAGACGGCTTCATCATCGGAATGTCGTTATTTTACATCCGCTATTCAACCTGGAAAGGTCGGCGGTTATACCTCGAAGACTTAATCGTCACCGAAAAAATGCGAGGAACAGGTATTGGAAAGCAATTGTTAGACGAAACGATACGATACAGCCAATCACAGGGTTATTCTGGTATGATGTGGCAGGTCTTGGATTGGAATACCCCTGCCATTGAATTCTACAAAAAATATGGAGCTACATTTGATTCAGAATGGATCAATGTAACCGTGAATCATTAG
- a CDS encoding YggS family pyridoxal phosphate-dependent enzyme, whose product MSIAVNIEKINQEIEPLGITLVAISKTKPVEDILEAYNAGQRVFGENMVQELTDKYEQLPKDIQWHLVGHLQTNKVKYIAPFISMIESVDSIKLLKEINKHAIKHNRVIDCLLQVYIAEESTKFGLDHIELVELLRDEEFLTLDNIRIRGLMGIATNTENEKEVKEEFYELKMLFDGIKASFFRKVDTFDTLSMGMSSDYKLAIENGSTMIRLGSTVFGKRIIKHFKTDQNQ is encoded by the coding sequence ATGAGTATTGCAGTCAACATTGAGAAAATAAATCAAGAGATCGAACCACTAGGTATCACATTAGTCGCCATCTCCAAAACCAAACCCGTAGAAGATATTTTAGAGGCCTACAATGCTGGGCAACGTGTATTTGGCGAGAATATGGTGCAGGAACTTACGGACAAATACGAACAGCTTCCAAAAGATATCCAATGGCATTTGGTTGGTCACCTTCAGACGAATAAAGTCAAGTACATTGCCCCTTTCATCTCCATGATAGAATCAGTAGATTCTATCAAATTATTAAAAGAAATAAATAAACATGCCATTAAGCACAACCGTGTAATCGACTGTCTTTTACAAGTGTATATTGCGGAGGAATCTACAAAATTTGGCTTAGACCATATTGAACTAGTGGAATTGCTTAGAGATGAAGAATTCCTGACTTTAGATAATATTCGCATCAGAGGTTTAATGGGTATTGCGACAAATACTGAGAATGAAAAAGAGGTCAAAGAAGAGTTCTACGAATTGAAAATGCTTTTTGATGGCATTAAGGCAAGTTTTTTTCGAAAAGTAGATACTTTCGACACCCTTTCCATGGGTATGTCTTCAGATTACAAACTAGCTATTGAAAATGGAAGCACCATGATTCGTCTGGGAAGTACCGTATTTGGAAAACGTATCATCAAACATTTTAAAACAGACCAAAACCAATGA
- a CDS encoding DUF4296 domain-containing protein, giving the protein MQRSILCIFLVFFLLSSCSDGIPKGVLSKAKMTDVLVEVHLIDGYLNTLNVDSARKVLGGYYEQTFEAFDTDSATFNKSMKFYAEDPLLMTDVYSKVNDRLVKLEKDYNRLDSIRNVIVQDSLTRVNRLIMQAQKSKDLILNVKKDSTTMDYKSFATYFLSDAGLGTLAERILYIPTPAPALTPTPVPSTQPAEAVRREEVKEDTSSVKIIPTDGRRFKPVIR; this is encoded by the coding sequence ATGCAACGTTCAATACTCTGTATATTTTTAGTGTTTTTTCTATTGTCTTCATGCAGCGATGGGATCCCAAAAGGTGTTTTGTCGAAGGCAAAGATGACGGATGTTCTGGTGGAAGTACATCTAATTGATGGCTATCTGAATACCTTAAATGTAGATAGTGCGCGCAAGGTGTTGGGAGGCTATTACGAGCAAACTTTCGAAGCCTTCGATACGGACTCAGCTACCTTCAATAAGAGTATGAAATTCTATGCAGAAGATCCTTTATTGATGACAGATGTGTATAGTAAGGTCAATGATCGGTTAGTAAAGCTAGAGAAGGATTATAATCGGTTGGATTCCATTCGGAATGTGATTGTGCAGGATAGCCTAACTCGTGTGAACCGATTGATTATGCAGGCGCAAAAATCCAAAGATTTGATTTTGAATGTGAAGAAGGATAGTACCACAATGGATTACAAGTCGTTTGCCACCTATTTCTTGAGTGATGCAGGACTGGGCACGCTCGCCGAACGTATTCTTTATATTCCGACACCCGCACCAGCGTTGACACCAACCCCCGTACCGTCGACACAACCAGCAGAAGCAGTACGTCGAGAAGAAGTAAAAGAGGATACGAGCAGCGTAAAAATAATACCGACCGACGGGCGGCGTTTCAAGCCTGTCATACGATAA
- a CDS encoding endonuclease MutS2, whose product MIYPQNASDKLGFAEIKLYIKQKCLSEPGREMVDKIQPQVKLEQIDRFLRQTNEFKDILENDAPLPVDHLYPIRPLAEKARVEGAFLAEEEFYRVLLSLRTVYAVIRYFNEREGLYPNLEILFEHLPIENKIVKDIEVVIDERGKMKNNASRLLLDLSQQILKAEQEAHKRIDIIFKQAQNSGWTADGNLTIRDGRLVIPILAENKRKLKGLIHDESATGQTAFIEPEEVFHLNNKIRDLEFERRREVIRILVELTTMLRPHIPLLLSYHSLLSKLDFVRAKALFAIDVEAEMPELSKEAEISLHNARHPLLFLHSKKEQHTVVPLNININADERVIVVSGPNAGGKSVCMKTVGLLQLMVQSGLLIPAEATSKVGVFKQIFADIGDDQSIESDLSTYSAHLSKMKYFTEFANARTLILIDEFGTGTDPLFGGPMAEAVLETLNKKHVRGVVTTHYSNLKVFASHTEGLENASMLFDNEAMRPMYILQVGKPGSSYAFEIAHKIGLRKDILELAKQKIGTQQKKVDTLLVDLERDKKEVLDTKVAIGKRERELISLKAEYEELQTYLDENKKQILRKAKDEAQQILKDANKLVENTIADIKSVKADKEKTKEIRGKLTQAADAHRVKPIKQAAPIVATGAEELVIEVGDWVRIIDSGNEAEVIEVAKNNNLILALGDLRTVVKRAKVVKLRSKEKSKAIKKSSGHTPSGADFSPEVDVRGMRTEDALQKLEAILDRAVMIGYPNLKIVHGKGDGILRKFIREYLRKYSHVSRFEDEHADRGGDGITYAYID is encoded by the coding sequence ATGATTTACCCCCAAAATGCAAGTGATAAACTCGGCTTTGCTGAGATTAAGCTATATATAAAACAAAAGTGTCTAAGTGAACCGGGACGTGAAATGGTGGATAAAATCCAGCCACAGGTCAAACTGGAGCAAATAGATCGTTTCTTACGGCAAACGAACGAATTTAAGGATATATTGGAGAATGATGCTCCTTTACCGGTGGATCATTTATATCCAATCAGGCCACTTGCAGAAAAGGCAAGGGTAGAGGGAGCTTTTTTGGCAGAGGAGGAATTCTATCGCGTGTTGTTGTCTTTACGTACAGTCTACGCTGTAATCCGATATTTTAATGAGCGAGAGGGCTTGTATCCTAATTTAGAAATCTTATTTGAACATCTGCCGATTGAAAATAAAATCGTAAAGGATATTGAGGTGGTGATAGATGAGCGTGGTAAAATGAAAAATAACGCGTCGAGGCTCTTGTTGGATCTAAGCCAACAGATTTTAAAAGCTGAGCAAGAAGCGCATAAACGCATCGACATCATTTTTAAACAGGCGCAGAATAGTGGCTGGACTGCTGATGGTAATCTGACCATCCGGGACGGACGCCTTGTCATTCCTATTCTGGCGGAAAACAAAAGGAAACTAAAAGGGCTTATCCACGATGAATCTGCGACAGGGCAAACAGCTTTTATTGAGCCAGAAGAAGTTTTTCACTTAAATAATAAGATTAGGGATTTAGAGTTTGAAAGAAGACGCGAAGTGATTCGTATCTTGGTGGAATTGACGACGATGTTAAGACCGCATATTCCGTTGCTGTTGTCCTATCACAGCTTACTGAGTAAACTAGATTTTGTTCGAGCAAAGGCTTTATTTGCGATAGATGTTGAAGCGGAGATGCCAGAATTGTCAAAAGAGGCGGAGATTTCACTTCACAATGCTCGGCACCCTTTATTGTTTTTGCATTCCAAAAAGGAGCAACATACGGTAGTACCGCTCAATATTAACATTAATGCAGATGAGCGGGTGATTGTTGTTTCGGGACCTAATGCAGGCGGAAAGTCTGTTTGTATGAAAACAGTTGGTCTTCTGCAGCTGATGGTACAATCGGGCTTGTTGATTCCAGCTGAGGCTACTTCAAAAGTTGGAGTATTCAAACAAATTTTTGCCGATATTGGAGACGATCAATCTATTGAGAGCGATTTGAGTACCTATAGTGCACATCTTTCTAAAATGAAATATTTTACAGAGTTTGCAAATGCGCGTACATTGATTTTGATAGATGAGTTTGGAACAGGTACCGACCCGCTCTTTGGTGGACCTATGGCAGAAGCGGTACTGGAAACGCTAAATAAAAAACATGTGAGGGGAGTAGTGACGACACACTATTCGAATCTAAAAGTATTTGCGAGTCATACAGAAGGTCTTGAGAATGCATCTATGCTATTTGATAATGAGGCGATGAGGCCGATGTATATCTTGCAAGTGGGTAAGCCGGGGAGTTCATATGCTTTTGAAATTGCTCACAAGATAGGTCTTCGAAAGGATATCCTAGAACTGGCCAAACAGAAAATAGGGACGCAGCAGAAAAAAGTAGATACGCTCTTGGTCGATCTGGAAAGGGATAAGAAGGAAGTTTTGGATACGAAAGTTGCCATCGGTAAGCGTGAGCGCGAATTAATCTCGCTTAAGGCCGAATATGAAGAATTGCAGACCTATCTTGATGAGAACAAGAAGCAGATATTACGGAAGGCCAAAGATGAGGCGCAACAGATTTTAAAAGATGCGAATAAGCTCGTTGAGAATACAATTGCCGACATTAAGTCTGTAAAGGCAGATAAAGAGAAAACAAAAGAGATCCGCGGTAAATTGACACAGGCTGCAGATGCGCATCGTGTGAAGCCGATCAAACAAGCTGCTCCAATAGTAGCAACTGGAGCTGAAGAGCTTGTCATTGAGGTGGGAGATTGGGTACGGATTATAGATTCGGGTAATGAAGCGGAAGTAATAGAAGTCGCTAAAAACAATAACCTCATCTTGGCACTAGGTGACTTAAGAACTGTGGTGAAGCGAGCAAAAGTGGTTAAGCTGAGAAGCAAGGAAAAGTCGAAGGCCATTAAGAAGAGTAGTGGTCATACGCCATCTGGTGCCGATTTTAGTCCCGAGGTGGATGTGCGTGGTATGCGCACGGAGGATGCCCTTCAAAAGTTGGAGGCAATTTTGGATCGTGCAGTGATGATCGGGTATCCGAACTTGAAAATCGTGCATGGTAAAGGTGACGGAATTTTACGTAAATTCATCCGCGAATACTTACGTAAATACAGCCATGTATCTCGGTTTGAAGATGAACATGCGGATAGAGGGGGAGACGGTATTACATACGCTTACATTGATTAA
- a CDS encoding MgtC/SapB family protein: protein MFLEFFDDERVQAVFVSIICGCVIGFEREYRNKSAGFRTVVLICFGSTVFTMVSMLGENSDDRIAANIVTGIGFLGAGVIFKGKVSVLGLTTAAVIWSMAAIGMVIGTGEFVLAFFLTACMFIILAFFHKIERVLSSFFFTKTIYITFQDIGLHHLKDFEELLLERKVTVARKGLEKRGNHLMVVYDISGRRKHIQAVNEKIVSLDYVYEFTYS from the coding sequence ATGTTTCTTGAATTCTTTGATGATGAACGTGTTCAGGCCGTATTCGTGTCCATTATTTGTGGCTGCGTAATTGGGTTTGAAAGAGAGTATCGTAATAAGTCGGCTGGCTTTAGGACAGTCGTATTGATTTGTTTTGGATCTACCGTATTTACAATGGTATCCATGTTAGGCGAAAATTCGGACGATCGTATAGCGGCTAATATTGTTACCGGTATTGGCTTTTTGGGGGCAGGGGTTATATTCAAAGGAAAGGTGTCCGTACTGGGGTTGACTACAGCTGCAGTAATTTGGTCTATGGCTGCCATCGGCATGGTAATAGGTACGGGAGAGTTTGTGCTGGCCTTTTTTCTGACTGCTTGCATGTTTATCATTCTTGCATTTTTTCATAAGATTGAGCGGGTCTTGTCGAGTTTCTTTTTTACCAAGACTATCTACATCACCTTCCAAGATATTGGTCTCCACCATCTGAAGGATTTTGAAGAGTTGCTCTTGGAACGAAAAGTTACCGTAGCCAGAAAAGGACTCGAAAAACGAGGGAATCATTTGATGGTGGTGTATGATATTTCGGGTAGACGAAAGCACATACAGGCTGTAAATGAGAAGATTGTCAGTTTAGATTACGTATACGAATTTACATATAGTTAA
- a CDS encoding phosphatase PAP2 family protein, whose translation MTAKGQEVAGSTVDIRILESIAEHRSPGQTTTFRILSDTHNYMQIAIPAGLFVAGAINGDKQMRQNAGYIFSSTAVTALVNIGLKQIFKRSRPFKKYPEFVALAAPSSYSFPSGHTSAAFSTATALSRAYPKWYVIAPAMLWAGSVGYSRMYLGVHYPTDVAAGAVLGTGAALGMGFMKK comes from the coding sequence ATGACTGCAAAGGGGCAGGAGGTAGCGGGAAGCACTGTTGATATCCGTATTCTCGAGTCCATAGCCGAGCATCGGAGCCCAGGTCAGACAACGACGTTCAGGATCCTGTCGGATACGCATAACTATATGCAGATTGCTATTCCTGCGGGATTATTTGTGGCAGGTGCTATCAATGGAGATAAGCAGATGCGTCAGAATGCAGGATATATTTTTAGTAGCACGGCGGTCACAGCTCTTGTGAATATTGGTCTCAAACAGATTTTTAAAAGATCTCGTCCCTTTAAGAAATATCCGGAATTTGTGGCCCTAGCTGCTCCGAGTTCATATTCGTTCCCATCGGGACATACCTCAGCTGCATTTAGTACGGCTACGGCTTTGTCCCGTGCCTATCCTAAATGGTATGTCATCGCACCGGCGATGCTGTGGGCTGGAAGCGTGGGATATTCCCGAATGTATTTGGGTGTGCATTATCCTACAGATGTAGCGGCTGGCGCTGTATTGGGGACAGGAGCGGCCTTGGGTATGGGGTTTATGAAGAAATAA
- a CDS encoding WD40/YVTN/BNR-like repeat-containing protein — protein sequence MWVLAPQFLFAQTITPLVTGINSSFRGLSIVSDSVLWVSGSNGTVGRSEDAGKTWAWINPTGYEKYDFRDIEAFDEQRAIVMSVGSPAIILQTLDAGKNWSAVYTNDHPDIFLDGLSFWDDQNGIVYGDPIHHALQILKTQDGGMSWQNISANQTYQMAVGEASFAASGTTVKTMNNGQVWIATGGTVSHVYYSDDYGQNWTRSACPIVQGKPSTGVFSIDFWNEKTGIAVGGDYLQDQIHTNNVLLTTDAGRSWQSPATSVHGFKSSVIYVSADTILTTGTSGTDISNDGGQHWTNIDTSSFNVIQKAKKGNAIYLTGSKGSIAKLQLR from the coding sequence ATGTGGGTTCTTGCGCCTCAGTTTCTTTTTGCGCAGACCATTACACCACTTGTTACCGGCATCAACAGTAGCTTTAGAGGCCTTTCAATAGTATCCGATAGCGTTTTATGGGTCAGCGGTAGCAACGGTACTGTAGGTCGCTCTGAAGATGCAGGAAAAACATGGGCATGGATCAACCCTACAGGTTATGAGAAGTACGATTTTCGTGATATTGAAGCTTTTGACGAGCAACGCGCCATTGTCATGAGCGTAGGCTCCCCTGCCATTATACTGCAGACCCTTGATGCAGGCAAGAACTGGTCTGCAGTGTACACCAATGATCATCCTGACATTTTTCTAGATGGCCTATCATTCTGGGACGATCAAAACGGCATTGTATATGGTGACCCCATTCATCATGCTCTACAAATTTTGAAGACACAAGATGGTGGTATGTCCTGGCAGAACATCTCGGCAAACCAAACCTATCAAATGGCCGTGGGCGAAGCTAGTTTTGCAGCGAGTGGGACTACCGTCAAAACCATGAACAACGGTCAAGTATGGATAGCAACTGGTGGAACAGTATCCCACGTATACTACTCTGATGACTATGGTCAGAATTGGACTCGATCAGCATGCCCCATTGTCCAAGGCAAGCCATCTACTGGTGTTTTTTCCATTGATTTTTGGAATGAAAAGACGGGAATTGCAGTCGGAGGCGACTACCTACAGGACCAAATACACACTAACAATGTACTGTTGACCACCGATGCTGGACGCTCATGGCAATCACCTGCAACATCTGTCCATGGCTTTAAATCAAGCGTGATTTATGTGTCAGCTGACACAATATTGACCACCGGAACGTCTGGCACAGATATCTCCAATGATGGCGGACAGCATTGGACCAATATCGATACCAGTAGCTTCAATGTTATCCAAAAAGCAAAAAAAGGAAACGCCATCTACCTAACGGGAAGCAAAGGCAGTATTGCCAAGCTGCAGCTAAGATAA